The sequence below is a genomic window from Stigmatopora nigra isolate UIUO_SnigA chromosome 16, RoL_Snig_1.1, whole genome shotgun sequence.
TCTGCCAGTCTGGGccccaaatgaaataaaatgagacAATTAACCGATAGGCTTAgtctaagagagagaaagaaacagATGGTAATTTTCTGTGCACCTATAATTGTATTGCCCTATACACCATGGAATACATgaccattttttatttgaaagaaaacattgtAGTAAGAAACAGGACAAACTTCTTTAAGGGTTGctgtcatttaaatgtttatactgTTCAGATTCTTTGAATTGTCACATATTTGCTGTCTCATGTACAGTAGAAACTGGTCTAATATAAATATTCTAACAGTACAACTGCAGATGTTGCACACTGGTACTGTATTTACACTAAAAAGAGACAATTTTGCAAAATGTATACAATCTGTTACTGAGCAGTGTTAGATAATGATCACATTTAATAATTTCATTCAGCTTGTCTcaagaacaaacaaaagaacTACCCTGTAGAGTCTTTTTTTGTTAGAGTGGTTTCTGAATACAGAGAGTTCATTTGTGCTCTTTCATAAGCAGGAAGAACCATACAAAATATAGTGTGGGTAAAAAGTAATTTGTTAGTAACTACTTGTTCTTTTCATCAGTGATAAAGGAGTTGAAGTTAATCTAGTTATTACAGGCACCACAGGTCAGGACAATGGCATTGAAGAAAGTACAACATGACCTCTAAAGTAAAGTGGTCCAAATGTCCCTCCTCAGATATGCATGCTTCATTCTACCTGATTGCAACAATGAGGCAATGCATGAATATTGCTTGAAGAAAAATGTATGAGATGGAAGAGCCGGTCACTCAGTGGTTTGAAGTTTATTAGTCCTGTCAAAGTGTCAACTGGAAGGTTTTAACACTGATTTTATTAGACAACCTTGGCTCATGAAGCAGGAATGTCAGGTGTAAGGTAAGGTTGTTAGCTAAATCAACACTGtggaaaatacataaatcaagAGACGTGCTGATATGTAAAATAGAATGTACACAGAGTCGCGTAGCATTGAATTAGGAATGAGCAGAAATGTATGGTATCAGCAAGACACTGAAGTGGAAAGAGAATTTAAAACAGTCTGTGAGCACATGAAAAGAAgcaaatttcaaataaaaaaggagTAATAAAACAAACAAGGAAGTACAAAATGACAGACATGTAGCATGCTGCTACTTTGTCAAGTTCTTCTGATTTCCCAACAGACCGTGATGGTTTCACTTCAACTCCACCAATGCACTTCTTCCTGTTGTTCCATTCACACACTTCAGTTTGGTTCCACTCAGCTCGTTCGGCTTCAGTGCACTGTTATTTACAACGACTAGAGAGGTGCAATCTTGCTTTGTAAAAGTGCCATCTTCTTTGTGTGTCTCATCACGCAGACAGACCCAAGTATCCACAGGATAGCTGTCCGCCTGTTTTGCCTGCTAACCAGGCAAAGTCAGCTGAGAGGTTCCATTCCCTCAATGCGGCTGACAATCTCATTAAGAAATGATGGCTGGACACCACCGCACAACATGCAGATTGTCTGCACTTACGGACCGCTTCTTTGCAAGCTTCTTCAGGTCCTTGAATTTGTCATCACATAACCTGGATAAAGCCTGGATGAAGGTCAGAAACAAAACCTTAAGAAATTGCCGCATTTATTCGAGTGCTGGAAGTTATATGTGCGCAGGACCAGCACATAGACACTTATGGACTGGAACAGATGTATTAAAAAGCATACAGGACAGGTTTTATAGTATCAGACCTGTTTAATCTGTTGCTGTCTTTGAGGCCTGTCTCCTCTCTTAGGTTTCATGCTTGAATGTCCTGCTTAATTGGCCGAAAGCTGAACATTGGGTCATACTTTCACACTTGATGTAGCGTTGGGTGAAAAATTGTGTCAAAAACGACTATTTAATTGAGGATTCCcagttaaatatatttatatttgccCATGGAATAATGGGTCTTACAGACATCACGAGTTATGGTGAACAGTAAGTATTTGGAATATACTTGGATGTGACAGTAATGACATTTAGAAATATCTTTCACGACTATGACATCCACTTCTTGGGAAATATCAGacttatttcacatttttctgaactatTACACATCATAAAAAAGGAAATTCTGTTTCTCTAAATAATTTATCAAGCTGCAAGATAACCCACACGGAAATTGAATGCTTGATTCACTGGTGTGCACATGGAAATCCATATGCCATATGGGGTTAATGCACAACTACATCTTTAATTTAACAAATATTATAATCATTACAAAGCACTTTGGGCAACTTATGTGTTACAAGTGCTATAATGGAGCAAGGTTTATTAGATTCTATGTATTCATGGTAAATGGTAGTGAGTAATTATTTGTGGTTTAgagaatcattttaaaaaataaaatgtgcataATATATAAAGTTTCCTTATGATTTCAGCTTCGTGCTTTACAGAAGAAATGGgcccattttttgttaaaactaaataattgtAGCCCTCTATACTCCaagtcttgattttttttattagtgaaAGATCCATGGCTTTCCATTGCAGAGGAATAAATGTCTCCACAGCATATTTGTGGCCAGACAGAGGTGAGTCAGACCAACATTTTTAAGCATCCTAGATTTCATATGGTCTTTTGATTACTTGAATTTGTTGCCAATATATAATTTTAGCTTCTCTCTAAACCTCCAGCGGTCTTGAGACGTTAATGTGTTTATCTTTTGGAGAGTGTGCCCACTAACTGTTACTCATCCTACAATcatcatgtttgttttcttgccACTCAAAAAGGGGGTGTTTAGGATGCAAATGGGCCAATCGGCATAGGTAGGTTTATCCAAAATCAACAGCTATGGCTATTCATCTACGGTTTCGGATTTTTTGAACTGCATATATTACATTGCTACTGGTCGTATGTAATACGcaagaatattttctttttgttgtctttttaaatggtCTTCATCATAATGACATTCAGTTTCAGTATAAGTGGTAAAAACTCACCTCAAGTTTCTGAGCCTTATCCCTACTTAGTGGTTCTAGAGGGAAGCTGAGGTTGTTCGCTTCTGCCAGGGAACGCAGGTCAAAGTAATACTTGGCGTAGACACTGGACGGCACGTTAATGTTGAATTGCAGAAGCTCCAAAAACTGGCGCTCAAGCTCATTccttggttggaaaaaaaagaacatatttgGTCATGTATTAAAAGCTGATTCATTCACTTTTATTAGTTTCTCTTCCATTCTTTCCTGTAAAGTTTTAatgttggatgtattttcaggTACTCTTTTGCCCATCTGCATAGATTTACAGGCATACAGCAATGTCAGCCTAAATTTAGCCTATGTGTCAACCAAACTCTGCCTAACAATTTTAACCCTGGCAACCATCCAGTTATTCTGGTCcttgtgtgtttattttacaaCGCAAGCCGAGGGTGCATCTGGTTGTCACCGTCTGTTCGGGCCTTTGGGGATTGGAAATTGATCTCCCAAGGAAATCAGTGCTAAAATGCTCAGTCACTGTCATCTGGCATCTGAGTGTTCCCAAACAGGTTGATTACAGTCATGGCTATGTCATTTCTAAGACCAAGGACAAGATCACAGACCTTGCGGTGGGGTCTAATGCAAATACAAGTCAGAGTGATGGCAACAACACATTTATGGAGGAGTGTTTTATCTACCAATACCCAGAAAACACTTCCGTCCATTGGATAGACATTGGATATCTATAAGCATATGTGGTGGTCCTCAAGGTACTTTACAAAGCCTTACAAGAATTGGGTCCATAACTTAATATGTAAGCCCTTTGTCTCACTTGGAAAAATGGGTGCTAGTCTATGGCATTTGGGTAGGTATCATATAAATGCCGTATAGTTGGCATTTGACCACTGAATTAAGTAAATGCCCAATTATAGTAATGTTCATCAACAAATCTTATCCCCACCTTTGCCATCTCATCCACACAAACTTCAACTGAGGTCCCAATAATACAAGATGAGTTATAACATTTTCACATAACTTACATGTCCTCAACAGTGATATCCTTGAGAATTTGGCAGTAGTCTACATTCCACACTGCCTGGTCATCCCAAACTTTGGAAGCCAGGAGGATGGCTCCTAAAACAATACGCTTCCAATTGGCAGGACAAATGTCAATCTCAGCATACGTCAGGAGCCTCTCCAAATAAacctaaaatgattttttaaaaaggcaaataatTGATTATGGCATTGCATTGGTTTAACTTTTTAGAttacaaaatgtaaatattatctGTGCCACAGGAATGTATTCAGTCAAGTATGATTTTATGTCACAATCATGAGCCCATACAATTTGAGAGGACATATTTCTCATGCAAATGATAGTATGGCTTTTGTCACCATGACAACAAGCAGTATTGCAGAGCAAAGGCTACTACTGAGTCGCAGAATGTTAGTATCCCCAAAGTGTCAACGCAACGGGACTCACCAAGGTGACAATGGCACACTCTGCCGTAAGTTGTGCAGCACTAAACAACGTCCTAACAAAGCGATAAATCTGCTTCTGTTCAGGGTCATGTTTATCGTAGTCAGAAGGAATTTCAGATTTCTGTAGTGATTAAAAGATGGACGAGGCATTAGGCATGGTGGATATTTAAATagtgaatgaaaacaaattagGACGACTCTTACCGACAATGGATGCAGCTTCTCATCGAATATGTCCAACAACATTCTTCCGTCGACCTCTCTGAAAGAAGTCACAAAGAACATCAAACTGCATTTACATTTCGAGTATAAGTCTGAGTTAATTATTCATAAATGGGCTATTTAGCTGGACGTTTTATGGCGgaacttttgtccttttttttttttttactactttgTATTACAATTAAGACAGTGAATCAGACTTTAATAGAACAAGTCCATATATTGTCTTACCTGTTCTTTATGTGGTAAAAAATTGCAAGTGCTACACtgaaaaacaagataaaatgtacttcatgtaaatatataaaatccaTCATAAAAGTGAGgtgataaaatattaataaaaaaaatgtagttaccATTTAATAGTGTATTTGAGGTTCGGTTGACTGACAGTGCTATCATCGAGGAATATGGTAGAACATGAGCTGTACTTCCGTCTTCCAGGGCCTGGGTGATGCTGGAGTTAATAAAGAAAGGAAAGTAAAAGAATAAGcacattttctgttttaattGAGTCAGAATAGTACAACtttgaataattaaaaataaataaataaatgatgggCTTATCGATTGTACCAACCCAATGATAGTCAGGTAATGATATCAAGATGGTGCTAGATAATGTGAGTGAATGCCACAAAAATGGAGATGTGTGGTATGAATAATGAGGACACTACATGAATCTGGTCAGATTGCAATGGTACTTTTACCTTGCTCTCCGAAATGTGTGTGAACTTGCAAGAAAATAAGAGACAATAATTACCTTTTGCACATTCTATTATGTACCACAACC
It includes:
- the ccny gene encoding cyclin-Y isoform X4, producing the protein MGNTPSCCVASSPKHRRNNHSRLEPYRPEPELSREDTGCNLQHISDRENLDDLPMEYNPSDHPRASTIFLSKSQTDVREKRKSLYINPHHPGPGRRKYSSCSTIFLDDSTVSQPNLKYTIKCVALAIFYHIKNREVDGRMLLDIFDEKLHPLSKSEIPSDYDKHDPEQKQIYRFVRTLFSAAQLTAECAIVTLVYLERLLTYAEIDICPANWKRIVLGAILLASKVWDDQAVWNVDYCQILKDITVEDMNELERQFLELLQFNINVPSSVYAKYYFDLRSLAEANNLSFPLEPLSRDKAQKLEALSRLCDDKFKDLKKLAKKRSVSADNLHVVRWCPAIIS
- the ccny gene encoding cyclin-Y isoform X2, giving the protein MGNTPSCCVASSPKHRRNNHSRLEPYRPEPELSREDTGCNLQHISDRENLDDLPMEYNPSDHPRASTIFLSKSQTDVREKRKSLYINPFTHISESKHHPGPGRRKYSSCSTIFLDDSTVSQPNLKYTIKCVALAIFYHIKNREVDGRMLLDIFDEKLHPLSKSEIPSDYDKHDPEQKQIYRFVRTLFSAAQLTAECAIVTLVYLERLLTYAEIDICPANWKRIVLGAILLASKVWDDQAVWNVDYCQILKDITVEDMNELERQFLELLQFNINVPSSVYAKYYFDLRSLAEANNLSFPLEPLSRDKAQKLEALSRLCDDKFKDLKKLAKKRSVSADNLHVVRWCPAIIS
- the ccny gene encoding cyclin-Y isoform X3; translation: MGNTPSCCVASSPKHRRNNHSRLEPYRPEPELSREDTGCNLQHISDRENLDDLPMEYNPSDHPRASTIFLSKSQTDVAVQNKRVREKRKSLYINPHHPGPGRRKYSSCSTIFLDDSTVSQPNLKYTIKCVALAIFYHIKNREVDGRMLLDIFDEKLHPLSKSEIPSDYDKHDPEQKQIYRFVRTLFSAAQLTAECAIVTLVYLERLLTYAEIDICPANWKRIVLGAILLASKVWDDQAVWNVDYCQILKDITVEDMNELERQFLELLQFNINVPSSVYAKYYFDLRSLAEANNLSFPLEPLSRDKAQKLEALSRLCDDKFKDLKKLAKKRSVSADNLHVVRWCPAIIS
- the ccny gene encoding cyclin-Y isoform X1, which translates into the protein MGNTPSCCVASSPKHRRNNHSRLEPYRPEPELSREDTGCNLQHISDRENLDDLPMEYNPSDHPRASTIFLSKSQTDVAVQNKRVREKRKSLYINPFTHISESKHHPGPGRRKYSSCSTIFLDDSTVSQPNLKYTIKCVALAIFYHIKNREVDGRMLLDIFDEKLHPLSKSEIPSDYDKHDPEQKQIYRFVRTLFSAAQLTAECAIVTLVYLERLLTYAEIDICPANWKRIVLGAILLASKVWDDQAVWNVDYCQILKDITVEDMNELERQFLELLQFNINVPSSVYAKYYFDLRSLAEANNLSFPLEPLSRDKAQKLEALSRLCDDKFKDLKKLAKKRSVSADNLHVVRWCPAIIS